One part of the Caproiciproducens sp. CPB-2 genome encodes these proteins:
- a CDS encoding glucose-6-phosphate isomerase, which yields MSVRLELKHLSSFIGQNEYTAIAPQIRQAHEALHSGNCVGNDFIGWVNLPTDYDKEEFSRMKAAAEKIKSDTDVFIVIGIGGSYLGARAAIEFLNSPNYNLVRKNTPDIYFTGNSISSSALSELLELCEGRNVSINMISKSGTTTEPAIAFRVLRKLLEEKYGKEEARKRIYCTTDKARGTLKQLATKEGYETFVIPDDVGGRYSVLTAVGLLPIAVSGADIDALMAGAAKAQQELNNPDLDSNACYQYVAARNLLYRKGKEIEVLVSYEPCYSMMCEWWKQLFGESEGKDHKGLFPASVIFSTDLHSMGQYIQDGRRSLFETVVLFDKAKKDLFIETDPENVDGLNFLRGKSMAYINEKAFEGTVLAHADGGVPSVVLRAPDFSEETLGYMVYFFEKACAISGSLLGVNPFNQPGVESYKKNMFALLGKPGYESEKSALEARLKN from the coding sequence ATGTCTGTCAGACTGGAATTAAAACATCTTTCAAGTTTCATCGGACAAAATGAATACACGGCGATTGCCCCGCAGATCCGTCAGGCCCATGAGGCTCTGCATTCAGGAAATTGTGTGGGCAATGATTTTATCGGATGGGTCAACCTTCCTACCGATTATGATAAAGAGGAATTTTCCCGTATGAAAGCGGCGGCGGAAAAAATCAAGTCGGATACCGATGTTTTTATTGTGATCGGCATCGGCGGTTCTTATCTTGGCGCACGTGCGGCAATCGAATTTTTAAATTCCCCGAATTATAACTTGGTCAGGAAAAATACCCCGGATATTTATTTTACCGGCAACAGCATCAGTTCATCCGCGCTGAGCGAGCTTTTAGAGCTCTGCGAGGGCAGGAACGTTTCCATCAACATGATTTCTAAATCCGGCACTACGACCGAGCCGGCAATCGCTTTCCGGGTGCTCCGCAAGCTTTTGGAAGAGAAATATGGTAAGGAAGAAGCACGCAAGAGGATTTACTGCACCACCGACAAGGCGCGCGGCACCTTGAAGCAGCTTGCGACGAAGGAAGGCTATGAAACCTTTGTGATTCCGGATGACGTCGGCGGCAGATACTCTGTGCTGACGGCTGTCGGCCTTCTGCCCATCGCGGTCAGCGGAGCCGATATCGACGCGCTGATGGCCGGCGCGGCAAAGGCGCAGCAGGAGCTGAACAATCCGGACTTGGACTCCAACGCGTGCTATCAGTATGTAGCCGCCCGCAACCTTTTATACCGCAAGGGAAAAGAAATTGAAGTCCTTGTCAGCTATGAGCCGTGTTACTCCATGATGTGCGAATGGTGGAAACAGCTGTTCGGCGAGAGCGAAGGCAAAGATCATAAGGGCCTTTTCCCGGCTTCGGTTATTTTCTCGACCGATCTGCATTCCATGGGTCAATACATTCAGGATGGCCGACGTTCCCTGTTTGAGACGGTTGTTTTATTCGATAAAGCGAAAAAAGATTTGTTTATAGAAACAGACCCTGAAAATGTTGACGGCTTGAACTTTCTGCGGGGAAAGAGCATGGCCTATATCAATGAAAAAGCATTTGAGGGAACTGTTCTGGCACACGCTGACGGAGGTGTTCCCAGCGTTGTACTCCGCGCACCCGATTTTTCTGAAGAGACGCTCGGCTACATGGTTTATTTCTTTGAAAAGGCCTGTGCGATTTCCGGAAGCCTGCTCGGCGTAAACCCCTTCAACCAGCCCGGAGTCGAAAGCTACAAGAAAAACATGTTTGCCCTTCTCGGCAAGCCGGGTTATGAATCGGAAAAAAGTGCTTTGGAGGCGAGATTAAAGAACTAG
- a CDS encoding manganese efflux pump MntP yields MDYISLVGIALGLAMDAFAVSITNGATIRKVTPRFSLKLAFSFGLFQALMPMLGWLIGKAGEGFINAVDHWIALVLLSYLGIRMMMESSKQPEEKSTGQRQNDIGFKTLVTLSVATSIDALATGILLPSAVGAKTAALMVSSVGIIGTVTFFLCLIGVYIGKNFGKLLSSKAELFGGIVLTGIGVKIFVEHMFFT; encoded by the coding sequence ATGGATTATATTTCATTGGTCGGCATTGCTTTGGGCCTTGCCATGGACGCGTTTGCAGTCAGCATTACCAACGGGGCGACGATCCGAAAAGTTACGCCGAGATTCTCTTTAAAGCTTGCATTCAGCTTCGGACTTTTTCAGGCGCTTATGCCCATGCTCGGCTGGCTCATTGGCAAAGCGGGAGAAGGTTTTATCAATGCGGTGGATCACTGGATCGCTTTGGTACTTCTTTCTTACCTGGGAATCAGAATGATGATGGAATCCTCTAAACAACCGGAAGAAAAAAGCACCGGTCAGAGGCAAAACGACATCGGTTTCAAGACCCTTGTTACTCTTTCAGTTGCGACAAGCATTGACGCTCTGGCCACCGGAATTCTTCTTCCATCCGCAGTGGGCGCCAAAACGGCAGCCCTGATGGTTTCTTCCGTGGGAATCATCGGAACCGTTACCTTCTTCCTTTGCCTGATCGGCGTTTATATCGGGAAAAATTTTGGGAAACTGCTTTCTTCAAAAGCGGAACTGTTCGGCGGGATCGTCCTGACGGGCATTGGCGTCAAGATTTTCGTGGAACACATGTTTTTTACGTGA
- the hisF gene encoding imidazole glycerol phosphate synthase subunit HisF produces MYAKRIIPCLDVNGGRVVKGTSFVNLRDAGDPVQAAIEYDKQGADELVLLDITASSDKRGIMLNIVSKVAEQIFIPFTVGGGIKTVDDFTALLRAGADKVSVNSAALNRPAVISEAAEKFGSQCVVCAIDAKRRKEGGWTVYQNGGRIDTGKDAVEWAVEAARLGAGEILLTSMDCDGVKNGYDLELTAAVSQSVNIPVIASGGAGKLEHFYDAFTAGKADAVLAASLFHFGEITIPELKIYLAQRGIPVRQ; encoded by the coding sequence ATGTATGCAAAACGGATTATCCCCTGCCTGGATGTAAACGGCGGCAGGGTTGTAAAAGGAACTTCCTTTGTCAATCTGCGCGATGCGGGAGACCCGGTGCAGGCCGCCATTGAATATGACAAACAGGGTGCGGACGAGCTTGTGCTGCTGGATATTACCGCGTCGTCCGATAAACGCGGCATTATGCTGAACATCGTCAGCAAGGTGGCCGAACAGATTTTTATTCCGTTCACAGTCGGCGGCGGAATCAAAACGGTGGATGATTTTACAGCCCTGCTTCGGGCGGGTGCGGACAAGGTTTCCGTCAATTCCGCCGCGTTGAACCGCCCCGCCGTGATCAGCGAGGCCGCGGAAAAGTTCGGCAGCCAGTGCGTTGTGTGCGCGATTGACGCGAAACGCAGGAAAGAGGGCGGCTGGACGGTTTATCAAAACGGAGGCCGCATCGATACGGGAAAAGACGCCGTGGAATGGGCGGTGGAAGCGGCCCGGCTGGGAGCGGGGGAAATCCTTCTGACCAGCATGGACTGTGACGGCGTGAAGAACGGGTATGATCTGGAACTGACTGCGGCGGTTTCGCAAAGCGTCAATATTCCGGTGATTGCTTCCGGCGGGGCGGGAAAGCTTGAGCATTTTTACGATGCGTTTACCGCGGGAAAAGCGGACGCGGTTCTGGCGGCTTCGCTGTTCCATTTCGGGGAAATCACGATTCCGGAACTGAAAATATATCTCGCGCAAAGAGGAATCCCTGTCAGGCAGTAA
- the hisH gene encoding imidazole glycerol phosphate synthase subunit HisH produces MIAVIDYGAGNLQSVVKAFHFIGCDILVTADKEELKHASAAVLPGVGAFGDAMSCLKKADFVTPVLDFIESGKPFLGICLGLQLLFEGSEETPGISGLGVLKGKIQKIPAETGLKIPHIGWNSLSVKENSGLFQNMDPNPYVYFVHSYYLKAEDPGVVSSTTDYGVAIDASVQRGNLFATQFHPEKSGKTGLQMLKNFVSFVS; encoded by the coding sequence ATGATTGCTGTGATCGATTACGGTGCCGGAAACCTGCAAAGCGTTGTAAAGGCATTTCATTTTATCGGCTGTGACATCCTCGTCACGGCGGACAAGGAGGAGCTGAAACACGCTTCCGCTGCGGTACTGCCCGGTGTGGGCGCGTTTGGCGACGCGATGAGCTGCCTGAAAAAAGCCGATTTCGTGACCCCGGTGCTTGATTTTATAGAGAGCGGCAAGCCCTTTCTGGGAATATGCCTCGGTCTGCAGCTCCTCTTTGAAGGAAGCGAGGAAACTCCGGGAATCAGCGGGCTTGGCGTATTAAAAGGAAAAATTCAAAAGATTCCCGCGGAGACGGGGCTGAAAATCCCGCATATCGGGTGGAATTCTCTTTCAGTAAAAGAAAACAGCGGTCTTTTTCAAAATATGGACCCCAATCCCTATGTCTATTTTGTCCATTCCTACTATCTGAAAGCGGAAGACCCGGGTGTCGTCTCTTCCACCACCGATTACGGGGTTGCCATCGACGCCTCCGTCCAACGCGGAAACCTGTTCGCGACCCAGTTCCATCCGGAAAAAAGCGGGAAAACAGGCTTGCAGATGCTGAAAAATTTCGTATCGTTTGTTTCTTGA
- a CDS encoding D-alanyl-D-alanine carboxypeptidase family protein yields MKLKKLSACFLVVLMLISVLPVKAAALSDTEVKAPSAVLMESQTGKILYEKNSHEKRPCASITKVMTLLLIMEALDSGKIKLTDMVSTSEHAASMGGSDIWLKPGETMSVDDMLKATVVASANDAAVALAEYVSGSEDEFLQQMNQKAKDLGMKDTVFKNCNGLDEDGHVTSAYDVALMSRELIKHTKIFDYTKIWMENIRDGKTQLVNTNKLLKTYKGITGLKTGTTGKAGSCMTATAERDNVKLISVVLGAADTKTRFSAASALLDYGFANWSVTTPAVPQEAVKPVPVLNGMSDTVETTAETDGSILVPKGKAGEIKYSVSFQPEITAPVTKGQVVGKITCKLGDEVVKEYNICAKNSVSQITFGSAFRLLAKYLLKML; encoded by the coding sequence ATGAAGTTAAAAAAATTGTCGGCATGCTTCCTCGTGGTTCTGATGCTTATTTCAGTTTTGCCGGTGAAAGCGGCTGCACTGTCCGACACGGAGGTGAAAGCCCCGTCAGCCGTACTGATGGAGTCGCAGACCGGAAAAATACTTTACGAGAAGAATTCACATGAAAAGCGCCCTTGCGCGTCCATTACGAAGGTCATGACGCTGCTTCTCATTATGGAAGCGCTTGACTCCGGTAAAATCAAGCTTACCGATATGGTTTCCACAAGCGAACACGCGGCGTCCATGGGCGGCTCCGACATTTGGCTGAAGCCGGGGGAGACGATGTCGGTGGACGACATGCTGAAAGCTACGGTAGTCGCCAGTGCGAATGATGCGGCCGTAGCGCTGGCGGAGTATGTTTCCGGCAGCGAGGATGAATTTTTGCAGCAGATGAATCAGAAAGCAAAGGACCTCGGCATGAAGGACACCGTTTTTAAGAACTGCAACGGCCTCGACGAAGACGGGCACGTCACCTCCGCGTACGATGTCGCGCTGATGTCCCGCGAGCTGATAAAACATACGAAAATATTCGATTATACAAAAATCTGGATGGAAAATATCCGTGACGGCAAGACTCAGCTGGTCAACACCAATAAGCTGCTGAAGACCTATAAGGGGATCACCGGGTTGAAAACCGGAACCACCGGAAAGGCAGGCAGCTGTATGACAGCCACCGCCGAACGCGACAATGTGAAGCTGATCTCGGTTGTGCTGGGCGCGGCGGACACAAAGACGCGGTTTTCTGCTGCGTCCGCTTTGCTGGACTACGGTTTTGCCAACTGGTCTGTGACCACTCCCGCCGTTCCGCAGGAGGCTGTTAAACCTGTCCCGGTGCTGAACGGGATGAGCGATACGGTGGAAACGACCGCCGAAACGGACGGCAGCATTCTGGTGCCGAAAGGAAAGGCCGGAGAAATCAAATACAGCGTTTCTTTTCAGCCGGAGATCACGGCCCCGGTGACAAAAGGCCAGGTCGTGGGAAAAATCACCTGCAAGCTTGGGGACGAGGTTGTAAAGGAATATAATATCTGTGCAAAAAATTCCGTTTCCCAAATAACGTTTGGCTCCGCTTTCCGGCTGTTAGCAAAATATCTGCTGAAAATGCTTTGA